In one Deltaproteobacteria bacterium genomic region, the following are encoded:
- a CDS encoding thrombospondin type 3 repeat-containing protein has translation MDNLAYVVRPCRHSRRERRPVRRESACDDCQVVANPNQADGDGDGVGDVCDACPDADADGICDVADNCPSDHNVDQADGDGVGDECDNCPTDANADQADADEDGRGTACDPCADVGDEDEDEICDDVGNCSCIFNDDQAGTKEHAMRAVAERFRDRGIRRLGLGDLAGGLGPPRVRIRQRALGERDAVQHDALGRQHRRDGCGRRCGDDGIGGWKHLR, from the coding sequence ATGGACAACCTGGCTTACGTGGTGCGACCGTGCCGCCACTCTCGTCGAGAGCGGCGTCCCGTCCGTCGCGAATCAGCATGCGACGATTGTCAGGTCGTGGCCAATCCGAATCAGGCGGACGGAGATGGGGACGGCGTTGGAGACGTGTGCGATGCGTGTCCTGACGCCGATGCTGACGGAATCTGCGACGTGGCCGACAACTGTCCTTCCGACCACAACGTCGATCAGGCGGACGGTGACGGTGTCGGGGACGAGTGCGACAACTGCCCGACGGACGCGAACGCCGACCAGGCCGATGCCGACGAAGACGGTCGAGGAACCGCCTGTGATCCGTGCGCAGACGTAGGCGACGAGGACGAGGACGAGATTTGCGACGACGTCGGCAACTGCTCCTGCATATTCAACGACGATCAAGCCGGAACCAAGGAGCATGCGATGAGGGCGGTCGCCGAGCGTTTCCGCGACCGCGGGATACGGCGCCTCGGTCTCGGCGATCTCGCCGGGGGGCTCGGCCCGCCACGGGTCCGCATCCGACAGCGGGCGCTGGGCGAGCGGGACGCCGTTCAACACGACGCCTTGGGCCGTCAGCATCGGCGTGACGGCTGCGGTCGCCGCTGCGGCGATGATGGCATCGGGGGCTGGAAGCATTTGCGGTAG